A stretch of DNA from Lates calcarifer isolate ASB-BC8 unplaced genomic scaffold, TLL_Latcal_v3 _unitig_4531_quiver_858, whole genome shotgun sequence:
CTAATGTTTTCTATGAAATTCTTTGTGTACAaaatgaatgagattttactaaACAGTCAATACTTGAATGAGACTTTGTAACTGAGTACAAGCCAAGGAactattcaattcagttcagttcagttttatttatatagtgcaaaatcacaacagaagttatctcaaggcagTTTTCATAGATCAGGTCTGGAcctgtactctttatattagTATATATTACAGAGAGAACTAGGTGATTATATGGCACGTGAAGAATACTAGTGAGAGAGCTTCTTAGACAAATCAGCCCACTTTTACTTACACATATATTTAAAGCTTTATCGACACAcacttttttaatttcacatgatTAGTGGGCTTGATGGCCAGGTAACACAGAGACTGCAGAAAACAGTTTTAGATTTTTGACATTGCAGTGTAACTGCAGCACATTCTAAAAATTctccactagatgtcactagATGCTTACATTTGATCAGCAGTGTAATTCATAAAACTTACTGCCATTGACAAGTTAACTAAAACTTGGTACAACCATAATAAAGAGTGTCAGACATTTACATTATAATATATCCCCCCTTTTCAATCATCACTGCTGAAGGACGTTATTCTCACTGTTAAACTCACTGTTAAAACTACAAATATCAGTAATGTGAACATGAGCAAGTGTGAAATGTGCTCAAAGTGAAAACACCAAATAGCTCCACTTAAGTACAACTGAGTAGCAGCAGGCTCGTGCTAAACAAACACTGGCATTCACTTTTTAATAGCATTAAAGATCTGAGCCTAATTGTTTTGATGATTACAGTCTTCATTGCTACCACATCATTGTAGCAAGTAtaatcaacacacacagccagtaaGCTGACTGAGGGTAGCAGCTATGTAACCATCCTATAGTTATTGATATGTTTGTCCTCCttattatttgtgaaaatgcTGTGATATACAAACCCTGCAAAGAATACTTAACTGGGTTGGAGTGCACAGTTGTCAAATAGTTTTATGGTCTAATTATCTGACGAgacattttttgagattttAGGACATTGGGTGATTCATCAGGAATTGAGTTTGatatttacttattttccaGTAAAGTAATTAAACTAGGTAATTAAAGTCAGAAgacatttttggacataaaTATGTAATAATCAAATTCTCTGGACTTAAACTTTATACAGACTAGTTATTGAGTtggatttcattgttttgattatttttacagctgGTATTAAAGGAGAGAACCTCCACACTGCTTTCTTTGGGCAGGTTTAAACTGTAATCCACGTCCAGCTAAACCCAGCCAGGATCATTTAACAGCAAGAAATACACACGTCTCACGGGCAGTCATTTGCCATCAGAGAAAAAGCAAACCTACCAGCAGCGGTCCACCTACTGGACTCACCTCCAGTGCCTCAGCCTCCATTCGCACATGACTGGACTTGGTAACCTTCACTGATGGGTATGTTCAACACAGCCTGTGGTGAGTCGATGAGATACAATAAACAGTAGAGGACAGGGTCAGATTCCAAGACAATTTGAGGAAATCTGTGGTGCAATCTAcattgtgattatttatttagaagattttagtttgaaaattTAAGATATACTTGTTATTATGCAGGTGGGTTTGATGCATTGCAATTGGACTTCCTcattattttgacagaaaatgtattagCGAGTATGATGAGGTGGGAACTGTAACATACCAACCTGTCAGCAGATATCAAAAATTATTGTTTCTCTTATGCTACCCACAAATTCCATTTCACAAGAGCTATTGTCTCCATGACATGAACCAAATCTTTTGGAAACATGTCCTTTGAGGCAATGTCAcccagtgtgttgtttttaatgatgcCATATGCGGTACACAGTGTATCAATTGTTATTTTGAACATGTGGTTTCACATCATCAGGTTTGATCTCTCTTCTCACGCTCTGTTTAGCCATAACTTGTTTTGAGCTGTCTTTTCTTACTTCAGGGAAAATCTAGTAGGTAGAGATACCACTCCCTTGTCAGTAGAATgatcaaaatgcaaaataactCACTGCTTGTGTGACCAGGCAGAGAACTGAATCACGTAGTTAGAGGACTACATTGAGCAATATAGTTTGTAGTACAAATTCACAGAGGCAGCGAatacagaaggagagagagagaaacggacAGAAAGACTAATgttgagagagaggaagcaggttATGGAaagtagaaagaaaacaaaaagaagctgaGAGAAGGAGCAGAGATATCACTTCAGAGATAATCTACTCTACTGCCCACTGACATAGTTTTAAAGCtaatgttttcttcttgttgcccttgaaatgtgttaaaatatgCTGTAAATAGATTTGTGTTACGGGAAATCAACCTAGTTATACTAAGCTAGGTTGTAATATATGACTGACCATGTCCAGCCTGAAGTTTGTTTGCTCTTGAAATCATAATCTAAAAACTTTGAAACTACCCCTATAAACCAGACCCTTTTCTATGGCACTTGGAAATTTAGCTCACATTTCTCTAGATGGAATGAGTTCATTCTACACCTTGACTGGAATCCACCTGTGTTAAATTCATTAGATTTGACGTTTCTCCCacctccacacaggatctctggagcgCAGCTAGAGTGATCATCTGGCTTTTGGTCACCCAAGGCCAAGGCCCTTCTACCCttcaatgcatttttttctagCCTTCCTGAGATCTCTGCCTTGACACAATCTTGTCTCTGAGCTCTTGCAGGAACTTCCTTAAACCTCATGGCTtgttttttgctctgatatgcgTGATTTGTGATTATGAGGTGAGTGTAGAGCCTTTACCATGAGGCTGCAACTcaacaaaacttgaaaaaacTGAAGGGGTCTCAATACTTTCCCAAGCattgtatatatacacacatatgtacacatttTGTAAGACAGTGTGTGAAGAGTGAGAGACTGTGTGAAGCCAAACAGCCAACTATAGATCTGTTCCTGTAAAGTATGTAAACATTTCTCCAGTGCTGTCCCAGAGCCTTATCAGTTTGCATTTTTAGTTCTGTTGATGCAGTTTAATCAAACCTAAACTAtcctcttcatttcctcttgcTGGATGACAGTCAGGACAGGGAGCCTGCTGTTCATCCAGTAGTCATTTACATTTAGAGGTCACTGGCACTTATTTAAGGTTCTGTGGACTGGCTTAACACAAACAACCTGGAATTAAATGTTGCCAAAATCAAGGAACTAGTAGCAGAGTTTCACAGGAGCTGTGGAGACCCTTGGGCATCAACAACATTGAAATCCAGCAACTGTAGGTCTTGATGTTGTAACCCTATCTTAtattggaaaaaataaatccattaaGTGGAAGGCTACAAATTCCTTGGAACGACAGTCTACTTCAACTTGGGGTTGGGGGACAACATCACTACTATTCTTGAGAAAGCACACcagacttttcattttaaaccaactgcaaaaaaaaaaaaaaaaaaaaaaaaaaaagagccaccCACCTACCAACCTCTTCAATGTCTATCCTACTCATAAAAGagaatttaaaatgcattttgaattgCAACTGAACTTCCTCATTATtttgacagaaactgaaaaatgtagTGTTATTAATCACTGAATGATTATccacaaatatttttgtcacCTCATTCAAACTGGTTTCCAAAAAAAGTTTCCATTAGAGGTGTAGCTGAAGGTGGAAGAAAAATATGAAGACAAGCTAGCtactgataaagaaaaaaatgcacctGCTTTATTTTCAGAAGGTTGTGAAACAGTCCACTGCCATATCTGTAACCTCCCTGTCATAACATCTATTGTCTCTATCCCTCCCCTTGTGAGGTTGCCCTAACATGGAGCACAGAGGGGAATTCTAGATGCATGTTCATCTCATTCACATTTACAGCTCTAATTTAAACTACCTTTGTTCAAATCAGTGTGTTAAATATGCACAATTTAATATGTATGTCTTATCTAGGTGTGTAATATCAAAACTGTTGAAGTTGGTTTTGATTACATGTTGAATATTTTGCCAATTCTGATGCCTGCTCATTTTTATAATCTATTTAATAAACTTGGAACCAATTTCACATGGAAAGGGATAAAAGCTTGTTTTAAGCCATAAACTTGGTTTAACCTGTCTAAACCACCTTGAGTCAGTATTAGGGCAGGTCCACAACATCTGTGTTAAAAACAATACTCGGGTCCAGTATGAAGACTGAAACAGGTTTTACTTGCTGTAAAATTCATCCTGGATAGAGTAGAAGCCCAAGTCTTTATTCTGTACAAAGATTCATTTCAAACTTGATATGAGGTGAATATAGGGCTTCAGttgtcaaatcaaatgtttgttttccataGTAAGTCTAACTGAAAAAGATGGTAACCTTGGAAGCTACCCACTCTAGGTTTAGAGTTATTGTTTAGATTTAGGTTGGTGGAGCCTCATAATAGCTTCTGCTGCACTTTAGaatttatttttgcacagatgATTGTCAGCATGAAATTTACAAATGAttacagcaaataaataaatataataatgaaaaaatatttacgAAGCCACTGTGACTGTGCcaaaaggtgatttttttttctttttttgtaaatggagAAATAGTGTTGCTCCATGTGTGCACATTGACAAggtctttttaaaattaaggACACACAAGTGAAAGTAACAACTGTCACCTTTTCATAGATGAACATTCCATCCTTCCCATTTTGTAAAATCCAAGCAATTTTCTTGATAATGTCACAAGAAACTAATTCATGAACCAGCTCAAATTCAGGACAAAATCATGGAGACCATACAAATAATCAAGTTTTACAAGTAAGCTAAgtttattaaactgattttaagaTCTGACTGCTTCAGTCCTCCTATGTAATAACAAGGAAACAAGTGGGTTCAGGTGTGGCTCACAGTCTCCTGACATGATAAGACAGCCTCCTAAAGGTTAAGAAGtaggaacagtgtgtgtgacaaaacTAGCTTAGGTCTTTCAACACTTATGTACTGATGTCTGTACTATAAGTTAGGAGTTTTAATAGTTCCACTTCAATGTTTTGTCATTCTTTTCTTGTGTATTGTCAAACATTGTAAAGCAGGCAGCAGAATGTCACAATAAATGAtgaattaaatgagaaaattcattatttatttctttacattacattttctataaTATACAATACAGATACACTCATCAAGCATTGTATATAGGAAGACCATACTAGTACTGGCTAGAGCCTCCCTATGTTgttgttggaaacattcctttgagactctgctccatgttgacatgattgcatcacataatttctaCAGAGCTGTTGGCTGCCAATCCCCTGTTCTGGCACATCCCAATATGCtgttcagatctggtgactcAAGGGTTACTGACCTACACTGAATTAACAATGAATTAACAGTCATCTTCACAAAATCTGTTTTGCTTTGCGACATGGTGCATTGCCATGTTGGAAGTAATTCAAAGTAGGCCAAGAAAATGTTTCCCAAACTATTACACCACCATCAACAGCCTGGACTGTTGTCAGTAAGCAGACCAGGCTACATCTTTCCAGTCTTCAACCatccagttttggtgagcctgtgccctCTGCAGCTGTAGATTTCTGTAGTTGGCTGAGTGGTCTTGTCTGTTGTTGTCGacgtgttgtgcattctgagatacttttctgctcaccacattTGTATTGAGTGGTTAGTTGATGTAGCCTTTTTGTCAGCTTGAACTAGTCTGACCATTCGGGGCAGAATTCCAATTCTAAGGCAGAATTGCAGCTCATTGgatgtttcttgtttttcccacaccattctgagtaaactccaGGCTGTTGTCAGTTACACTGCATTGCTGCcttgtgattggctgtttgaATAATTGCATGAAAGAGCAGGTGTACAGGTTGTCCTAGTAAAGTGCTCGATCAGATACATCACACAATCAAACAAGGAAAGGTGAAACCTCATGAAGGGAGAGTCAGTATTATGCAACACCCCTACATCTCTGAGAAATTATGTTTCAATACAAATAATCTGCAAGAGCAAATACGTTTTATAGGGAAAGTGACTGCAActgaattacattttctatCAATGTAATGAGGAAATATTGTTCATTGGTGTGTTTGGCAAGTCACAAATAAGTTTGATGTTCATAAGTATGATGTTCACAtgcaacatatttgtttttatgtttgggCACCAGCAACACTTGGTTGAGGTTGGGCAAAGATtatggtctggtttaatacagaaaatgttcacATCAGACGTAACTCctttatttacattcacaacCACCATTGTAGTTCTCATTGTAAATAAAGGAGTTATGTAACagtttttgttgcctaaaccaaGACTCTAGATGTGAACGCTCTCTTGTGTgaaagtttcacattttatatGCCATACACTCCAGCCACCTCCTGGagagtctgctgctgttaattCATTCAAAATATATGTTCCTTCTTAACCTAATCCATTCAAAGATTAGATGACAAAATGTATTTCGCTGTAAAAAATTTaagttcacaaaaacacagggaaatgctcaataaataacaataaaatgacTAGCACAAGGGCAAAGCTTAAGTGGTGGCGCATGGAGCTGCTCATGTTAATGCAAGTGATgtggagagaaggggagaaacAAAAACTACCATCCTGTATAAAACtggattttcttcttcttgtgtagCTGCATAATAACATCATATTCATGCATTCCAGCATGAGGTCCAGTTCTCAGCTTTTTGTCTGTGAGCATTTCAAAGTAGTGGTTCCagtttccatctctgtctgctccAAACCCAAAAACGCTGAcctgagaaaacaaatattacaCTTTGAATCTCAGCCGAATGTAATCTAAAGTATTGTTTccagattttaaatgtttttttttctaaaactaATTAGAATACATAAGTAGGTAAAGAACTTTAATCCTTGTATTGTCTTCACTTTTGGGACCCTCTGGTATTCCTTGGGTCAAATTGACCCGGGACATATTTGGGGTTTAAAAAGCAGTTCTGAAATAAAATTTTACTTCATAAACCATTAACATATATTGCCTTTATCTGAATTTCAAACAATAGAGATAACATATATGTTTTATGATTGCAGTCAGTCTCCACTAGAACACAATTAACAATGGAAGTGTGATTCGTTTTTTGCATACTATGAAATAACATTCTAAACAAGTGGTTTGCAGGTGGACACATGACGGAGGGTAAAGAGTGTGGGAAAGTTAAAGTCAACAGCTTCTCTGTGCTTAGATTATAATCATTCaacattatctgtgtgtgtgtgtgtgtgtgtgtgtgtgtgtgtgtgcatgtgtgtctgtgctctttctctccccaaCTGTCATTCAACCTGAACCTACCTCATCACAAATGAGCATACTTAAAACCAAAGTCAGAAAGCCAGTGGATGGATATTTGCCCTTCTTTGCCAGCCAAGTTTCATGAACATATTTCATGACAGCTGGATTGAGGATCAGCACCTGTTATGAATAAGACCAAGCCCTTAATCTGACATTTATGAACCATTCCTCTCTGTTGGGAATACATGATACAATGCAGTTGTATTGCTGGATAAGTTAATCAGATATCTATAAGTGTTGATGTCATTCAAGGTCATTTGAAATACCCACCAGATCCTTGTTAGCAATCCTCCTTGACTTTGCAGCACCATTCTGCCTGTTGGAGGAAACGTTAATTGCTCAATGCAGTGGAAAATGGACATATTTGATAATAACAACATTTCACTagtttttcagattaaaatgttGCATTGTTATGGTAGATTCATGTTGGTCACTGCAAAACATAATTTGGCTAGTTAATTACCATGTGAATACTGAGATGTAACTGCTTTCCAACATGTCTACAAAGCTCAAATGCCTCCTTGAGCTGGCTAACAGGAGATCTTACCCtatgtgacagtgaagctgcaTGTACTATTACCTTGCTAGAGACTCTGTGTTGTCAAGTGTCAAATTAATGTGAAGCTGTTATAGCAGTATGAACTGAACTTGCAGGTTGTTGTAGCATTTCATGTCAGTTTAGGAAGGATAGCCATAGTGTTAGCGACAAGTTAGCATCTGTTAGCATTTGATTGTTGATTATGTGTGCAAGGGGTCACTCATCCATTGGACCTTCACAGCACCAAACAGAGGACTTTCAGGTCAACAGTGCAGAGCTTTAACCAATGAAAATTCCAGATACAAGATAcaatcaaaaagttcagagactgttcCTGCAGCAAATAAACTGAACGTGGCACTGTAATTCCCATGCAGCAAGAACAAGCAACAACTTCCGTGAGTCAGTATTCTTTGCTATATTGTGTGATCAACAGTACAACAGTTTGACAGCTAATCTAAAACTGGATTGCAATTAAAGTTTAGTTTGCATAGCATTCAGTGCTTAGTGGAGGAATTGTTAAAATCAGAAATTTCATGCAAACAAATCTATGCAATGCTGTTACTTTTACCCATTTAGGTTTTCCATTCTCCCACAATTAAATATATAGTAAAGTacagataaatcaataaatatagATACAGCAAGTAGCTTTGCACACATACCCTGGATTTACACTCTTGAGAAGCCACAGTAAATCACTGATCTTGAATGGAAACAGCACAAGACGAGTAGTGCTGTCCAAATAGGTAGCACTCTCCGGATACATGACATGATGAGTTGTTTTGGTCCCAACATCTGCTTCATAGCCTTTGGTACGGCCACGGTTCATTCTAAATGGTACAGGGAGATACATATTTAATATCATGTATTTAAAAGTGATGGCGATTGAGGTTCACAttacatgtacacaaaagtgTTGCCAACCACCTGTTTGCGGCAGAGAAATTCTGACCCTTAGAAGTTActacatttttcagcatttgaTTCATCATTGGTgaaactacattttttttaagaGCTTAATGTGAGTTTTAAGCCACTGCTGCATTTTcaatacaagaggttaaaaTATGCCCTCTGTGCAGTACTAAGTCGTCAAGGTAGTCTGGATGCCACAGTGACTTGCTATTGGAAAGTGACATGCCAGGGTTAGCTGGGTtagaaaagaagtgatgaacataGCAACGCaaaacattggcattgctttccacccCTGGAGAcagcaagaaaagaaatgaagctTGATGCTTAACTTGCAACATTGTCTTTagactgataagtaaacagctgttaatgctaatattggGTATATGGCGATAGCAAAATTCACAAATATCTTCTTTAAAGGTGGCAGTAGTGAGGATGAGTCTTGTGATTATGATTTACCTTATTACAATATCATGATAGTCTATCAGACGTCCATAGTTTGACCCCTTCAAATTACCAGAGTTCCCCACCACAGCACATGTCCTGCAACGATTAGGGCTTGGCTCTACAAGATCTGGAATGGGTGGGATGACCTTAAACAGGTTCTCTATGGTTATATTGTAGAAAGTGAAGTTGCGCTGTTCACCCTGTAAGCCCTAAAACACataacagaaaaagaacatCACTTCCTACTGCTACATCTtcatgttaaaaacaaataacaggCAAAACATGGgttggcttttattgtgaagcactCAGAGAAACTGCAATTTTAGATACTGTAGGAAGTACTGAAAAAAGGAGCAGCCTCTGTGAGATGTTAAATGACAGGCTGCATTAAACTGCACTTGCCAAACCAACCAGAACTGAAATCTAAAGGATTATAATTTAAATGTGACTGCAGCGGCCAAGTTCCTGACTACAGATCACTCAGTGAGTCtcctaaacaaacaacagtgaaacagacTCATAATATTTTTGCTGCGTCCTTAAAGATGAGTTGACCTATACCTTCCACCACTTGAAAATGTCCTCTGAGATCGCATTTTTTCTTGACAAAAATGGCTTGGGAGATGAAGTGATAAGTTCCCTAAAGCATGGATCACCGTCTGTTAAACACTTTTGACAGCTACAAGGGCTTGAATTCTGTAGGCTGAGGTAATATACAGACAAATCCCACGAAGAGctcaaaaacaaagcaaatgcaGAGatacacagcaggaaaaaaacttTGGTGTTTCTCAATGTGGAAACCATCGTGGCAGAATCCAATCTGTGGATACAGTGAATGGTGAAATATACAGGTCAGTTGATATATGAATGTGGGAAAACCTGTCAAGTTAACagcaaaacaattaattaattactatACACCATATTAAATATCAAACTGAGGTCACCAGTGGACATTTATATATGaattatataaattatatatattatatctaATATTATTGGACAACAGAAAAGGATTAGATTTGATACAAACAATATCCTCTGCTATCAACAGTACAGCCACACCCAGTATTTACAGGTGTAAACCTGTTGGTGCATTGTTGGCTCAAGGCACACCTCGAATGAACATTTTTCCTCAATAATATGCGAGCAAAGGGACTGGAAATAACATGCAGCTGAAACTAGCCCTCAGTCATTTACATGGACATGTGAATAAGTTGTTTTATCTTAGAACACTGGGTTACTAAAACTTTTCTCGGAAAGTAATATGACTCTGTGTTTGCTTATTTTCGTACAGTGCAAGCTGACAATCTGATAAACAAGgaataaaagagaagaaaaagaaaaagaaaatgctttgCAGTTTAACTTCTTCAGGAGGTTGCATAAGGAACAGCGCAAGATAATCAGTGAGTATTTAATTGTATATGCTGTGAGCATTACAGTCATGGTACTTAGTGCCAgtcaatgaataaataaataaataaaaataaatgaatatttttgttcgcttgcattttattttatcaaaaaaaTCTTCACTTCATTTGCCTCTTTGACATGTAATTACAGCAGTAACATTAATAGTATATTGTTGTAAAAGTGTTATGCCAGATAAcaatacagaaataaacatattcATAATGGATGACTTGAGTAACATAACTTAATCActagctttttaaaaattttgttGATGAGCATTCAACCAATTAAAACTCAACATTGTATCTCTCTCAGGATAATTATAAATTTCTACCATcaatttaaatgtgttaaatttaGTTTTTCCTCTTACCTGgttagaaaagaagaaaaaactgcaaacagaaaaaaatagacagaaggaaaacacaCTACTGTTGACAAACCGTGATAGTTTGTGATAAGCAGTCGGTAGAACTGGGTGGAAGGTAAGGTTGGAGGGTTAGT
This window harbors:
- the LOC108900333 gene encoding CMP-N-acetylneuraminate-beta-galactosamide-alpha-2,3-sialyltransferase 1; this encodes MVSTLRNTKVFFLLCISAFALFLSSSWDLSVYYLSLQNSSPCSCQKCLTDGDPCFRELITSSPKPFLSRKNAISEDIFKWWKGLQGEQRNFTFYNITIENLFKVIPPIPDLVEPSPNRCRTCAVVGNSGNLKGSNYGRLIDYHDIVIRMNRGRTKGYEADVGTKTTHHVMYPESATYLDSTTRLVLFPFKISDLLWLLKSVNPGQNGAAKSRRIANKDLVLILNPAVMKYVHETWLAKKGKYPSTGFLTLVLSMLICDEVSVFGFGADRDGNWNHYFEMLTDKKLRTGPHAGMHEYDVIMQLHKKKKIQFYTGW